In Pongo abelii isolate AG06213 chromosome 15, NHGRI_mPonAbe1-v2.0_pri, whole genome shotgun sequence, a single window of DNA contains:
- the LOC112128764 gene encoding small nuclear ribonucleoprotein G-like, with product MSKAHPPELKKFMHKKLSLKLNGGRHVQGILQGFDPFMNLVIDECVEMATSGQQNNIGMVVI from the coding sequence ATGAGCAAAGCTCACCCTCCCGAGTTGAAAAAATTTATGCACAAGAAGTTATCATTGAAATTAAATGGTGGCAGACATGTCCAAGGAATATTGCAGGGATTTGATCCCTTTATGAACCTCGTGATAGATGAATGTGTGGAGATGGCGACTAGCGGACAACAGAACAATATTGGAATGGTGGTAATATGA